Proteins found in one Miscanthus floridulus cultivar M001 unplaced genomic scaffold, ASM1932011v1 os_995_2, whole genome shotgun sequence genomic segment:
- the LOC136535495 gene encoding riboflavin biosynthesis protein PYRR, chloroplastic-like, which yields MPPPQPLLGGAAPAPARAAPSLLHLLLDTRHRVTTARAAAASSVPASHSSHANDALLLRRAADVADRSAGLTSPHPNFGCVIARPQLNIDSADSWVVGEGFLYAQGTPCAELLAAQEAGEHARGGTAYLNLEPGDCFGDNTAVGSLVQVGITRVVVGLRHPLKHLRGKAIQALRSEGIQVDVVGEDLQSKLFEEALKSCLTVNAPLLYRAAFHVPFSILKYAMTADGKIAASSGHASWVSGKASRGRVSELRGRSDAVIVGGNTVRFDDPRLTARHVKGHVPVRIVMSQSLNLPEEANLWNVNDAYTIVATQRGARRDFQKKLAMKGVEVVEFDMLNPRNVMSYCYDHGYLAVLWECGGTLAASAISASVIHKVCAFWALKIIGGSNAPAPVGELGMNQMTQAINLIDVSYEQIDRDMLMSGFIETIPDLSPIIPSVEEIPSVDPEVSPYEANIISFYKTWDIFGAFSNFSPHPIHMPDENGDYFTWPTVEHYYQAHKFVGVDNPQARDIVQEIKLAKSPEEAARIGRTRQKGFPELVCLIIVFRRVQWQFSTGLGSFLNQTVCLWVRCVGLPVYAV from the exons ATGCCGCCGCCTCAGCCGCTGCTCGGCGGCGCCGCGCCCGCTCCGGCGCGAGCGGCCCCATCCTTGCTCCACCTCCTTCTCGACACGCGCCACCGCGTCACCACCGCACGTGCCGCTGCCGCCTCCTCCGTGCCCGCATCTCACTCCTCGCACGCGAACGacgccctcctcctccgccgtgcCGCCGACGTGGCCGACCGCTCCGCGGGACTCACCTCCCCGCACCCCAACTTCGGGTGCGTCATCGCGCGGCCCCAGCTCAATATCGACAGTGCCGATTCCTGGGTGGTCGGCGAGGGGTTTCTCTACGCGCAGGGGACGCCCTGCGCCGAGCTCCTCGCCGCACAGGAGGCCGGTGAGCACGCGCGTGGCGGCACGGCATACCTCAACCTCGAGCCTGGGGACTGTTTTGGGGACAACACAGCCGTCGGATCCCTCGTCCAG GTAGGAATTACAAGAGTTGTGGTGGGTCTTAGACATCCCTTGAAGCACTTGAGAGGGAAGGCAATTCAGGCGTTACGAAGCGAAGGCATTCAAGTTGATGTTGTGGGGGAGGATCTGCAGAGTAAACTGTTTGAG GAAGCTCTGAAGTCATGCCTCACTGTAAATGCTCCATTGCTTTACAGAGCTGCCTTTCATGTCCCTTTCTCCATCCTGAAGTATGCTATGACTGCAGATG GAAAAATAGCAGCAAGTAGTGGACATGCTTCTTGGGTAAGTGGCAAAGCATCGAGAGGGCGTGTATCTGAATTGCGTGGCAGAAGTGACGCTGTTATTGTTGGTGGAAATACAGTGCGTTTTGACG ATCCTCGATTAACTGCAAGGCATGTTAAGGGGCATGTCCCAGTGCGTATAGTGATGTCACAGTCTCTTAACCTTCCAGAGGAAGCAAATTTATGGAATGTTAACGATGCATATACAATTGTTGCAACTCAGAGAGGTGCTCGGCGAGATTTTCAAAAGAAGCTTGCTATGAAGGGTGTTGAAGTAGTAGAGTTTGACATGCTGAATCCAAGAAATGTTATGTCATATTGTTATGATCATGGTTATCTTGCTGTATTATGGGAATGTGGTGGGACACTAGCTGCTTCTGCTATATCTGCGAGTGTTATCCATAAG GTCTGTGCATTCTGGGCTCTGAAAATAATTGGGGGATCAAATGCACCAGCACCAGTTGGTGAACTAGGGATGAATCAAATGACTCAGGCGATAAATTTAATTGATGTCTCGTACGAGCAG ATTGACAGGGACATGCTCATGAGTGGATTCATCGAAACCATTCCTGATCTTTCACCTATTATACCATCCGTGGAAGAAATACCTTCCGTTGATCCAGAAGTATCTCCATATGAAGCAAATATTATTTCCTTTTACAAGACATGGGATATTTTTGGGGCTTTCTCAAACTTTTCTCCTCATCCAATTCACATGCCTGATGAAAATGGAGATTATTTCACATGGCCAACAGTGGAACACTATTACCAG GCTCATAAGTTTGTTGGTGTTGACAATCCTCAAGCAAGAGACATTGTTCAAGAAATAAAGCTAGCAAAGAGTCCTGAAGAGGCTGCTAGAATAGGAAGGACCCGACAAAAAGGGTTCCCTGAACTGGTATGCCTGATTATTGTATTTCGGCGTGTTCAATGGCAGTTTAGTACAGGTTTGGGCAGTTTCCTAAACCAAACCGTATGCTTATGGGTTAGATGTGTTGGTTTGCCGGTGTATGCGGTTTGA